In the genome of Carya illinoinensis cultivar Pawnee chromosome 13, C.illinoinensisPawnee_v1, whole genome shotgun sequence, the window agtgattagatgaaatagttgaaattttgaaattaaaaaatgtttatttttatgatatttagatattaaaaggaGATGGAAGCATCTCTATATCCAAAGTAGGCATGAATCTTCCAAGAGTAAGATGGGTGAGGACTAGTTTGTTTATCCAAAagccagttttttttttaaacatttcttAGCATTTTATTACCTCTAAGAGGGTGTCTGCTGGGGGAATTCCTTTCCCTCGTTATGTATATTATTGCTGTCTATTCATATGATGTAAGCTTGTTCTGGTTCAGGTCACTTTGCTTGGGTTTGCACGATTTATAAATTGGGATTTTTGAGTTTGAAAGTTTTAAGCTGGCGTTGGGATTAGGGTCATATTTAGATGTGGACCCTCTATCAAAagtatgttttctttttaataaaaaaaatatgttagttTAATGACACATATCTAGCTAACTCCATCCCAAAACTAGTAACAATAGGACATGAGTTATATTGATTCACAGTCAGattataaaagattaaaaaatgctcAAATTTTAAGCATAACTCAAATGACCAAATTTTAAATGACCTTAACCCAATTgacaaaatctaaaactttTTAAACCATATGTTGTACAAATGTACGTGTCTCCATGAATTATGCTTCTCGTTGAATAGCTGTTGAGATCTCTCCCTTCATGATTCATTTCCTACATATTTTCAACTTCTTGTAAATAATAGATTTATGTTTGGTTTCcttttatatattatgtacaaaCTGTATGACAACTGTAATTCTTAAAGATAATAAGCACTGCTTTGAATTTTGAACAATTTTATTCAATTGTCAAAACTGGTTTATATACAAAAACAGTCACTAAGCATGGAAAGTATACAATGTGAAACCGTAACTATGTATGGAAAGTATGTAAAgaataataaatacaaaaaccaGTCCTTGATTCTAGCTTGCATTAATCTTGGCATATCAGCTATCATTGGTTGAAATCTTTCGTTAAATGAGTTGGTATATGATGACAGTTCATTCATCCTCGATACACCCCCGCAAGAACGGGCTACCATCGGTGAGACCGATCCTAGTCCGTAGAAAATCTGTGTGTTTCCTAGAAAGAGGTTTGGTGAGTAAATTTGCAAGCTGGTTGTTTGTATGGACATGTCGAATAGTGAGAGAATTGTTTTGAACTAGGTCCCGAACAAAGTGAAAGTCAATTTGTATGTGCTTCATTCTTGAATGCTGAACGGGATTGAATAAAGTTGTACAAAATTCAAAGCAGTGCTTATTATCTTTTATGGTATCAGAGAGACAATCTCTAACGAGTAAGTTTCCTCATCCTCAATCATGTCTTCTTCCGCATCCTATGACAACTCACTCATCACCATTAATGCCACTACTACCATCAACGAGAAGCTTACGGCTTCCACCTTTCCACAATGGAGAGCATAGTTTGAAGCCTTGCGTATTGGCTATAATCTCATGGATTTTGTTACCGGTGACCTTCAATGCCCTGCCATTAATGTTGAAAATTCCGCTACTTCCAAAGCTGCGAATTCTTGCTGGATTTGTCAAGACAAATTGATCCTCCATGCACTGCTAGCCTCAACATCCACCACCATCACACCGTTGATTGCTTCAAGTAAAACCTCTCATGAAGCTTGGAATAAATTAACTCGTCTTTATGCAGGGAAATCGTGCACTCGTGTGATGCAGTTGAAGGAAGATCTCACTCTCAATAATCGTGGCAATTGGACTGTCACTGAATTCCTCCAGGCTATCAAACTTATAGCTAATGAACTTGCCCGGATTGATCATCCTGTCTCCGATGACGATCTAACCCTTTACATTCTAAATGGTTTGGGTCCAGAGTTTAGGGAAATTGCTGCACCCATACGAGCTCGTGAAAATCCTTTGCGGTTTGAGGAGCTCCACGATCTATTAATAAGCCATGAAAATTATCTACGTCGCCTGGAACAAGAAGCTGCACAATCGTTGGTTGCAACAACAAACTTCACTTAGTGCAAGCAAACCTCATCTAGAATGAATGGCCAGCGTTCTTCTTCCAAAAGTCGCGACAACAGCAAATGGAACGCCAATGGTTCAGGTTTTCGCAAATATAAACCCAAGTGCCAGTTGTGTGATCAGTTGGGTTACACGGCTAAAACTTGTCCAAAGCATACTCAAAATGATTTCTCTACAAACTATGTTGCATCCTCCAAAAGGAAGGATCAGAATTGGTTAGTGGACTAGGTAGCCTCCTACAACATGACAATTGATCGTTCAAATCTTTCTATTCATTCCAAATATGACGGTACGGATGAAGTGGTGATTGGTGATGGATTAGGTTTGCAAGTATCTCATATTGGGTCATTATCCTTTACCTCTCCCAGTTGAATTTTTCATTTGCAAGATACCCTATGTGTTCCCaccattaaaagaaaatttgatttCCGTTCATCATTTTACCAAACAAAATAATgtctattttgaatttcatccatctcatttttttttttttcgtgaaGGATCAGATCACAGGGGCAACACTACTCAAAGGTGAATGTGAGGATGGGTTGTGCCCTTTGCTAGAGACAATGGCTATGGCTTCAAAACCCACAATTGCTTATGTTCATGAACGTATGACGGCAGATGATGGCACAAACGTCTTGGCCATCCCTCTCCCAAAATTGCTCAACATCTTATCCGCACCTTTTCTTTgtctattaataaaaaagaaagttcaTCCCTTTGTGTCTCATGTTCTCAAAATAAAGCCCACCAGCAAATGTTTCAATATCATGGCTTAAAAAGCACGGCTCCCCTCGAATTAATTTATACCAATGTTTGGAGTCCTTCTCATGGCATTGGTATTGATGGttcaaaatattacattatttttgttggctactatatcaaatatatatggCTCTATACTATGTCTCATAAATCATGTGTTCAAATTATATTTCCTCAATTTCGAAATCTTGTGGAAAATAGATTCAACACTAAAATCAAGAGCCTATATTTTGAAAATGGAGGCGAATATATTGCTCTTAAAAATTACTTATCTGTTTATGGCATTAGTCACTATACTACTGCTCCCCACACCCCACAACAGAATGGCATGTCTGAAAGACGACATCCCCATCTTGTTGAAATAGGTCTTACTCTTCTCACTGATGCCCATATGCCTATTTTCTATTGGCCATAATCGTTTCAAGCCACAACATACTTGATCAATCGAATGCCAAATTCAGCTCTGATATTTAAAAGATAATAAGCACTGCCTTGaattttgtacaattttattcaattgTCAAAACTGGTTTATATTCAAAAACAGAGTCACTAAGCATGGAAAGTATACAATGTGAAACTGTAACTATGTATGGAAAGtatgtaaagaaaaataaatacgaAAACCAGTCCTTGATTCTAGCTTGCATTAATCTTGGCATATCAGCTGTCATCGGTTGAAATCTTTCGTTAAATGAGTTGGCATATGATGACAGTTTATTCATCCTTGATAATgttcatatgtaaaattataaaagtcAGCTGTCAACTttagacaattcaagagttatcaatcaaCCGATGTGAACTGATAACTCTTAAATGAGTTTAAGATTAATTTACATGCAATATACAAGACACAATAACAATATACAATAACAATACAAGACACGAGAATATATCAAACAACATATATAAACatgtgtattatatttttaaatcaatgtGTATGTGATTTCCTTAAgttttgcatcatttttttaaattatatattcttattaattaattaaggtgttggttattttacatatttctttGCATGTCGAACATGTCATTTTCTCCTTATATCTACTATATACTACTAccataagtatatatatatatagtatatatatatatagtatagtatagtatatttatataatatataagaataacAAATTAAATGTTTTTGGCCCGTTTGAAAGTGGTAAGTGCACGTTCAAACaggtaaattatttttagaagatGTTTGAACACTATCAAGGGTATAACAGGTTATGGGGGTCAAACCTAACTAGCGTCAtttgaacattttcaatttcctCCCCGCCACGCCCAACAAGAGAGCTATCACATGCCGTTGTCAACGCCTCCTTCAACCACCAATCTCGAACCCACAACAGGTATGTCACATAACCTTCAATTATTTTACATGTAAATAGGTTAATATTTTGGTATAAATGAGGTTGAAAATAggttttgaatttctttttcaaaataccTTTTGGCCACCGTAGATGGTTGGAAAAACAAGGCCAAGATGCCTCTATGCTCATCCCATCTTTGTATTGCTGTGATTTGTAGAAGAACAAAATGAATCCATCAATTTCTTTCGGTTTTAGCAATGGCTAAGTTTGCTCAACCATTACCAAGCTCAACCTAGTTACCGTTCGAATATCGATGAACCATTCTAAGATATGTACATGAAGCGTTCAATTTGTTTACTTTACCGTTCAACCCAAAATGTGTATACCGTTTAAATGGTAAATTTTAATTACGAACGTGTACATTCGAATAGTATACAacatattttagttttttccaTAGAGGAAAAtggataatttaatatatagtgTTTTAGTTAGATATAATTGTTTTATCTAagtttcatttattatattttataatcattgttcataattttatttattaaattttagcaTTATTCCAATGACTTCTCGAAAAAGGAAGTGGGGCACGTCAAGGCAACCGTCAAGCAAAGAAGTTTGAGCTAATACTATTTTGTTGGAGCAACAGGTGAAGATTTATCCTTAGCCATCATTTGAGCCAATGTGTTCTAAGTAGCCATCAAGACCTCATAATAATTTACATCCTTAAAATTAATATCCACAAAACATCAAAAACGTCATCATTATACAACAATAactaattcttataattttacCATTCAAATGTTCATCCTGATTTTAGTAAGGTTGGCACTACAGGCTCTACAGCCACTGCTGGAGCTACATTTagtataaaaatgaatttttttattctatttatttttaaatgtattttttaacactttaaaatattttaaaaaaaaaatcacaatatcatttaaaaaatatttcccaaatcacgaaatgaaaaaaaaaaaaaaaaaaaaaaaaaaattggcaatGGTAGCAGGGAGCGGTGGACTTAGCATTTTGCTTTCAGTAAACCTTAAAATCGTATCGCTAATTGAAATAATCTCCACATGCAAGCTCGTAACACATTAACCTATCATACATAATTCAAGCGGATATATATATCcatctttaatttttatttagatgattttgtaagatttaactttgttttattattaaaaaagcttctatttttaatgtttttctattttaagtatttatgGTGACATGGCATGCATACTAACtatgatcttttaattttttttttttttttaatggttgacTATGATCTGGTTTagatagtaagttaagatgaaataaaataagttaaaatagtttgtgaatagtagtaaaatagtttctcaatagtagtgaaatgatttgagttaaaatatttgataaaattttaaaaaatgatagagaaaaagttgaatcaaaatattataaagttaaaatattatttttattttgagatttgaaaaggttaaattatcttttatattttgtttaaaagttcgaaaaagttataataattaaataataattaaattaaaaaattaaaaattaaaaaatatttatattttttatatttaaatattgagataaaGTATAAGCATCTCTCCataaaataatatgcatgaatcTTCCATGCGTAAGATGGGTAAGGACTATTTTATTTATCCAAAAGTCAGTTTTTTATTTACACTTCTTAGCAATTGTATTAGCTGTTGGGTGGGAGAATTCCTTTCCCTCATTTTGTCTATTATTGCTATCTCTATTCATGCGGTCGAAGCTTGTTCTGGTTCGGGTCACGTGGCACGTTTATAAACTGGAATTTGGGAATTTAAAAGTCGTAAGCTGGCGTTGGGATTTGTGTCATATTTAGATGTGGCCCGTTTCTAATTCCATCTAACTAATAAGAATAGGACATGTGTCATATTGATTCACAGTCGGGATTAAAAGAGGACCTGGCTGtctaaaagaatttttcttttcatattttttaatatatttaaatatttttaaaaaataaaaaaaaatatttcaatacacttaaaatcacttttttaattattaaataaaaaaatttaatcaaagTTTAATTAGGATATTCAAGCCCAAGCAACATTCAAACTTTTTCCCGTTAAAAAATGCACAATCAAcgtaaatattataagaattttattacatataattaaaattacgtattaatatgcgtatcaatattaatttttttgtatttaaaatttaaattagtattatttataataaaatctactttttaactaattatattaaattgatgtacatattaatacataattatgattgcaaataaatttttctatattataagtataattcaaatgaccaaatttaaaaaatgaccTTAACCCAATTGACCAAacttaaaaactttttaaaccATATGTTGTATAAACGTATCTCCATTATGATTCTCTTTAAATAGCTGTTAAGATCTCTATCTCCGTGATTTACTGTTTACATattttcaacttcttataaataatagatttgcatttagtttcttttatttatcgTATACAAACTGAATGACAACTCTAATATTcttctataaaattatataagtcaATGCATCAGTTATATAAATACCCGCTACTTTATAAgtcttatttttatatattttttatattttattaatataattgattacattaacttattttaatacttaatcattcctattaaaaaattactgtatataaaaatttttattattataattaaacaacCCGAACGAGACAATCTGATTAGTACGTTGCAACTTGCACGTTGGTGGGGTTCATTAATTATCAAGTTTGAATAATGATTGTATGAATAATCATTTAAGTGATGCCTCCCTATTCATTCATTAGGCATTAATTGTCAGATCACGCGGGGATCGAcgaaatattataatttgggtccgGCTACTATGCCGCCCCAAACGGTATGCTCagcgggttttttttttttttttttttcacatttttttaatcacttttttaattattaaattaaaaaaaaatacaccaatacatttaaaatcactttcttaattattaaataaaataaaaataaaaatttttaccCATCGGTCAACTCGAACGGTCAACCCCaaacaacaaattaaaagaCTTTTTCCTTATAATTGGGAGGGAGTTGGCGTAGAGGTTTGACaaacattaatttttaaaacaaaattttatacattatattattatcttatttttatcttattaaatatagtgtgacatatttattattattaaataattatttattatattcttctttattaataataataataaatgtgtcacatcttacttaataatatgaaaatataatatatagcatttcTCCAGGTATTTCTCGTaagaatgattatttttttatcaaaataaatatattttaatcgtAGATAGTCATTCTCATTATATATACTTCgtcataaatattcatttttcttataattagtacaaaaaataaataaatacttccTACCATTTCCTACTAAGAGAGAGGCACATAAAGTGATGTTTTTTATGTAATCAAAAGTGAAATTGTAGTTCCATAAATCGTAGACCACAATTGATATCAACTTATTATCAAAATTAAGGTGTCTAAtcaaatttactttttcaaGCTTGGAATGTATTCCTCGTATTAATAGAGCGATTAATGTTGGGGAAACCAC includes:
- the LOC122291050 gene encoding uncharacterized protein LOC122291050 — translated: MDFVTGDLQCPAINVENSATSKAANSCWICQDKLILHALLASTSTTITPLIASSKTSHEAWNKLTRLYAGKSCTRVMQLKEDLTLNNRGNWTVTEFLQAIKLIANELARIDHPVSDDDLTLYILNGLGPEFREIAAPIRARENPLRFEELHDLLISHENYLRRLEQEAAQSLVATTNFT